A window of Auraticoccus monumenti contains these coding sequences:
- a CDS encoding AMP-dependent synthetase/ligase encodes MSTAPAGYDVSDRAPSVGAMFVSQVAKGSQREAFRHRNAQLGWESMTWGQTKDVVFELAAGLLSLGLQPEERVAIASQTRIEWILADLAVMCAGGATTTIYPTSTAPVIDYIIADSDSKVLVVEDAEQLAKVVGHTGSSVTIVLIEGSSDDERVITWEQLRERGRAHLAENPDSVEEAIAATNPDSLATLIYTSGTTGQPKGVRLTHDCWSYVGHAVVGIDLVRPDDLQFLWLPLSHVFGKTLIAIQLEIGFASAVDGVIERIVEGLGEVKPTFMAGAPRIFEKVRARVRLGAAHGVKAKIADWAFAVGERSIEPRLRGEPLKGPLKVQYAIADRLVFSKLKNRLGGRIKFMVSGSNKLNAQVQRWFYAAGLVVIEGYGLTETSAVVAVNDPRTPRLGTVGQALPGTTFRIAEDGEVLVSGPGVAKGYHGLEDQSAESFVDGWLHTGDIGELDADGYLKITDRKKDLIKTSGGKYVAPQKVEGALVAACPYASQVVVSGEGRKYVTALIALDPDSIKAWATSNGEQTDDYAALVTSSKVHDLLQTHVDAANAQLERHETVKRFAVLPAELSVDEGEVTPSMKIRRRAIADKYDDLVASLYDED; translated from the coding sequence ATGAGCACTGCGCCAGCCGGCTACGACGTCAGCGACCGCGCGCCCTCGGTCGGCGCCATGTTCGTCTCCCAGGTGGCCAAGGGCAGCCAGCGGGAGGCCTTCCGCCACCGCAACGCGCAGCTCGGCTGGGAGTCGATGACCTGGGGTCAGACCAAGGACGTCGTCTTCGAGCTCGCCGCTGGTCTGCTCTCCCTCGGCCTGCAGCCCGAGGAGCGGGTGGCGATCGCCAGCCAGACCCGGATCGAGTGGATCCTGGCCGACCTCGCCGTGATGTGCGCCGGTGGCGCCACGACCACCATCTACCCCACCAGCACCGCCCCGGTGATCGACTACATCATCGCCGACTCCGACTCCAAGGTGCTGGTCGTCGAGGACGCCGAGCAGCTGGCCAAGGTCGTCGGCCACACCGGCTCCTCGGTCACCATCGTGCTGATCGAGGGCAGCAGCGACGACGAGCGGGTGATCACCTGGGAGCAGCTGCGTGAGCGCGGCCGCGCGCACCTGGCGGAGAACCCGGACTCGGTGGAAGAGGCCATCGCGGCCACCAACCCTGACTCGCTGGCCACGCTGATCTACACCTCCGGCACCACCGGCCAGCCGAAGGGCGTCCGGCTCACCCACGACTGCTGGTCCTACGTCGGCCACGCCGTGGTGGGGATCGACCTGGTGCGGCCCGACGACCTGCAGTTCCTGTGGCTGCCGCTGTCCCACGTCTTCGGCAAGACGCTGATCGCCATCCAGCTCGAGATCGGGTTCGCCTCCGCCGTCGACGGCGTGATCGAGCGGATCGTCGAGGGCCTCGGCGAGGTCAAGCCGACCTTCATGGCCGGTGCCCCGCGGATCTTCGAGAAGGTGCGGGCGCGCGTCCGGCTGGGTGCCGCGCACGGGGTCAAGGCCAAGATCGCCGACTGGGCCTTCGCCGTCGGTGAGCGCTCGATCGAGCCGCGGCTGCGCGGTGAGCCGCTGAAGGGCCCGCTCAAGGTCCAGTACGCCATCGCCGACCGGCTGGTCTTCAGCAAGCTGAAGAACCGCCTCGGCGGGCGGATCAAGTTCATGGTGTCGGGCTCCAACAAGCTCAACGCCCAGGTGCAGCGCTGGTTCTACGCCGCCGGCCTGGTGGTGATCGAGGGCTACGGGCTGACCGAGACCAGCGCCGTGGTCGCGGTCAACGACCCCCGCACCCCGCGGCTGGGCACCGTCGGGCAGGCCCTGCCCGGCACCACCTTCCGCATCGCCGAGGACGGCGAGGTGCTGGTCTCCGGCCCCGGCGTGGCCAAGGGCTACCACGGGCTGGAGGACCAGAGCGCGGAGTCCTTCGTCGACGGCTGGCTGCACACCGGCGACATCGGCGAGCTCGACGCCGACGGCTACCTGAAGATCACCGACCGCAAGAAGGACCTGATCAAGACCTCCGGCGGCAAGTACGTGGCCCCGCAGAAGGTCGAGGGCGCCCTGGTCGCGGCCTGCCCCTACGCCAGCCAGGTCGTGGTCAGCGGTGAGGGGCGCAAGTACGTCACCGCCCTGATCGCCCTCGACCCGGACTCGATCAAGGCCTGGGCGACCAGCAACGGCGAGCAGACCGACGACTACGCGGCGCTGGTCACCTCCTCGAAGGTGCACGACCTGCTGCAGACCCACGTCGACGCCGCCAACGCCCAGCTCGAGCGGCACGAGACGGTCAAGCGCTTCGCGGTGCTGCCGGCCGAGCTGAGCGTGGACGAGGGCGAGGTCACCCCGAGCATGAAGATCCGCCGCCGGGCCATCGCCGACAAGTACGACGACCTGGTGGCCAGCCTCTACGACGAGGACTGA
- a CDS encoding globin, translated as MTETSYYDAVGGHETFVQLARVFYEQVAEDPEMRPMYPDADLAEAEVRLRMFLEQYWGGPTTYHEQRGHPRLRMRHAPFDVTPRMRDHWVAHMRVAVDSLQLSPELEEPLWDYLTRAATFMINRPDEEPPAHRQNLFLTDSD; from the coding sequence ATGACTGAGACGAGCTACTACGACGCGGTCGGCGGCCACGAGACCTTCGTGCAGCTGGCCCGGGTGTTCTACGAGCAGGTGGCCGAGGACCCCGAGATGCGGCCGATGTACCCCGACGCCGACCTGGCTGAGGCCGAGGTGCGGCTGCGGATGTTCCTCGAGCAGTACTGGGGCGGCCCGACCACCTACCACGAGCAGCGCGGTCACCCGCGGCTGCGGATGCGCCACGCGCCCTTCGACGTCACGCCGCGGATGCGCGACCACTGGGTGGCGCACATGCGCGTCGCGGTGGACTCCCTGCAGCTGTCCCCGGAGCTGGAGGAGCCGCTGTGGGACTACCTCACCCGCGCGGCGACCTTCATGATCAACCGGCCCGACGAGGAGCCCCCGGCTCACCGCCAGAACCTCTTCTTGACCGATTCAGACTGA
- a CDS encoding YceI family protein, translated as MSTQTLTTATWQLDPAHSEVAFTVRHLMSKVRGTFDEYTGTITTPSEDPTAASVTAEIKLASVNTRNAQRDGHLRSADLFDATNDATMTFVSTGITGSGTDYEIAGDLTINGVTKPVVLDAELLGVDVDAYGATRLGVEARTSISRKEFGFDFNVPLEGDKLLIGDKVDITLTIEAVQA; from the coding sequence ATGTCCACCCAGACCCTGACCACCGCCACCTGGCAGCTCGACCCCGCCCACTCCGAGGTCGCCTTCACCGTCCGCCACCTGATGAGCAAGGTGCGGGGCACCTTCGACGAGTACACCGGCACCATCACCACCCCCTCGGAGGACCCGACCGCCGCCTCGGTCACCGCCGAGATCAAGCTGGCCTCGGTCAACACCCGCAACGCCCAGCGCGACGGCCACCTCCGCTCCGCCGACCTCTTCGACGCCACCAACGACGCCACCATGACCTTCGTCTCCACCGGCATCACCGGCAGCGGCACCGACTACGAGATCGCCGGCGACCTGACCATCAACGGCGTGACCAAGCCCGTCGTCCTGGACGCCGAGCTGCTCGGTGTCGACGTCGACGCCTACGGCGCCACCCGCCTCGGCGTGGAGGCCCGCACCTCCATCTCCCGCAAGGAGTTCGGCTTTGACTTCAACGTCCCGCTCGAGGGCGACAAGCTCCTGATCGGCGACAAGGTCGACATCACCCTCACCATCGAAGCCGTTCAGGCCTGA
- a CDS encoding acetyl-CoA C-acetyltransferase translates to MPEAVVVAATRTPIGRAFKGSLTSVRPDDLAAGVIADVLAQVPELDPTTLDDLYLGCADPRDEHGGNMARRVAVLLGLDGVPASTVNRFCASSVQTARMAFHAIKAGEGHAFVSAGVECVSRYRGFDGAGLDPAESHHPAFAGAQRRSAATAAANSPWTDPRLDGELPDVYVAMGQTAENVATAWGVSREDQDAWGVTSQNRAEAAVAGGFFAREISPVTLADGTVVSTDDGPRAGVTREKVARLFPVFREDGTVTAASCCPLNDGAAATVIMSDTRARELGLTPLARIVSTGVSALSPEVMGMGPVEATRQALGRAGMTMADVDLVEINEAFASQVLASARELGIDPERLNVHGGAIALGHPFGATGARIMTTLISSMAERQAEIGLETLCVGGGQGMAVVLQRL, encoded by the coding sequence ATGCCCGAAGCCGTCGTCGTCGCTGCCACCCGGACCCCGATCGGGAGGGCCTTCAAGGGGTCGCTGACCAGCGTCCGGCCCGACGACCTGGCGGCCGGCGTGATCGCGGACGTCCTCGCGCAGGTGCCTGAGCTCGACCCCACCACGCTGGACGACCTGTACCTCGGGTGCGCGGACCCCCGCGACGAGCACGGGGGCAACATGGCCCGACGGGTCGCGGTGCTGCTCGGGCTGGACGGGGTGCCGGCGAGCACGGTCAACCGGTTCTGCGCCTCCAGCGTGCAGACCGCCCGGATGGCCTTCCACGCGATCAAGGCGGGGGAGGGGCACGCCTTCGTGTCCGCCGGGGTGGAGTGCGTCTCCCGCTACCGCGGCTTCGACGGCGCCGGCCTGGACCCGGCCGAGAGCCACCACCCCGCCTTCGCCGGGGCCCAGCGCCGCAGCGCCGCCACCGCTGCGGCGAACAGCCCCTGGACCGACCCGCGGCTGGACGGGGAGCTCCCCGACGTCTACGTCGCCATGGGGCAGACCGCTGAGAACGTCGCCACCGCCTGGGGCGTCAGCCGCGAGGACCAGGACGCGTGGGGCGTCACCTCGCAGAACCGGGCCGAGGCCGCGGTCGCCGGCGGGTTCTTCGCCCGCGAGATCTCCCCGGTCACCCTGGCCGACGGCACCGTGGTCAGCACCGACGACGGCCCCCGCGCCGGCGTGACGCGGGAGAAGGTGGCCCGGCTGTTCCCGGTGTTCCGCGAGGACGGGACGGTCACCGCGGCCAGCTGCTGCCCGCTCAACGACGGCGCCGCCGCGACGGTGATCATGAGCGACACCCGTGCCCGCGAGCTCGGGCTGACCCCGCTGGCCAGGATCGTGTCGACCGGCGTCAGCGCCCTCAGCCCCGAGGTGATGGGGATGGGGCCGGTCGAGGCCACCCGCCAGGCCCTCGGCCGCGCCGGGATGACCATGGCCGACGTCGACCTGGTGGAGATCAACGAGGCCTTCGCCTCCCAGGTGCTGGCCTCGGCCCGGGAGCTCGGGATCGACCCCGAGCGGCTCAACGTCCACGGCGGGGCCATCGCCCTCGGCCACCCGTTCGGGGCCACCGGGGCCCGGATCATGACCACCCTGATCAGCTCCATGGCCGAGCGGCAGGCCGAGATCGGGCTGGAGACCCTCTGCGTCGGCGGCGGGCAGGGGATGGCCGTGGTGCTGCAGCGGCTCTGA
- a CDS encoding acyl-CoA thioesterase — translation MTHLFRCPLRWGDMDAQAHLNNGVYVDYLQEARVDFLTRSEVGGMLGGAGPAGPGRGVLVVAHQVEYLRPLVWTPEPLEVRLDVHEVGGARFTLGYVVGDPEAPAVRARTVLTPYDLAEGRVVRLTPEQRAFLADRAVPAEPLRDVPRVRFGDQDGMGVPLRVRWSDLDSYGHANNVRFYDYVQEGRLRLLSQLGEQAGVAERTWLVVRQDVDYRAQLGYRTESYEVRTAVAELGRSSMTLAARVQDPLDGTVFAESRTVSVCADAAGRPVPVPDSLRAALEPWRRR, via the coding sequence ATGACGCACCTGTTCCGCTGCCCCCTGCGCTGGGGCGACATGGACGCGCAGGCCCACCTGAACAACGGCGTCTACGTCGACTACCTGCAGGAGGCGCGGGTCGACTTCCTGACCCGCTCCGAGGTCGGGGGGATGCTCGGCGGCGCCGGCCCGGCCGGTCCCGGCCGCGGGGTGCTGGTGGTGGCCCACCAGGTGGAGTACCTGCGCCCGCTGGTGTGGACGCCGGAGCCGCTCGAGGTTCGCCTCGACGTGCACGAGGTCGGCGGCGCCCGGTTCACCCTGGGCTACGTCGTCGGTGACCCGGAGGCGCCGGCGGTGCGGGCCCGGACCGTGCTCACCCCCTACGACCTGGCCGAGGGCCGGGTGGTGCGGCTGACGCCGGAGCAGCGCGCCTTCCTGGCCGACCGCGCCGTGCCCGCCGAGCCGCTGCGCGACGTCCCGCGGGTCCGCTTCGGCGACCAGGACGGGATGGGCGTCCCGCTGCGGGTGCGCTGGTCGGACCTGGACTCCTACGGGCACGCCAACAACGTCCGCTTCTACGACTACGTCCAGGAGGGCCGGCTGCGGCTGCTCTCCCAGCTGGGTGAGCAGGCCGGGGTGGCTGAGCGGACCTGGCTGGTGGTGCGTCAGGACGTGGACTACCGCGCCCAGCTGGGCTACCGCACCGAGTCCTACGAGGTCCGCACCGCGGTGGCCGAGCTCGGACGCTCCTCGATGACCCTGGCCGCCCGGGTGCAGGACCCCCTGGACGGCACGGTGTTCGCCGAGTCCCGCACGGTCAGCGTCTGCGCCGACGCCGCCGGGCGCCCGGTGCCGGTGCCGGACAGCCTGCGGGCCGCGCTCGAGCCCTGGCGGCGGAGGTGA
- a CDS encoding glycoside hydrolase family 13 protein, translating to MTVDEPTTTTGQPFPAPATTDDPTWWRSAVVYQIYPRSFADADSDGTGDVAGMIEKLPYLHQLGVDAVWVSPWYPSPLADGGYDVADYTDISPDFGTLDQADEFVARAHALGIRVLIDLVPNHCSDAHPMFQAALAAGPGSPERDLFVFRDGRGEDGSEPPTNWLAVFGGSAWERVTEPDGTPGQWYLHLFAPEQPDWNWDNPKVFAFFESVIRFWFDRGIDGFRIDVADSMKVDPTFPDMPVDPATGLATREKYVGSPIFDRHDIGEIHAHWRSIADEYQAKGMGTKTFVSEAYLTPASRLVQYVRPGHLQTTFNFDALLCEWGAASQRNVIDLTIAAHAEVGAPPTWVLANHDVPRVVTRYGRPRSGMRFTPEGVHPDDLMLSWNDLVGTPIDLELGRRRARAAALLELALPGGAYVYQGDELALEEVEDLPEEALQDPVWLRSEHTVRGRDGCRVPIPWSGDRPPYGFGTATPWLPQPSHWGPLTAQAQDGVPGSHLELYRAALGVRGQHPALGDGTLRWVDSGPEVLHFSRGQGFECLVNFGEAPVELPAGAQVLVASGDVTSGVLDTDTAVWLQV from the coding sequence GTGACTGTCGACGAGCCCACCACGACCACCGGCCAGCCGTTCCCCGCCCCGGCCACCACCGACGACCCGACCTGGTGGCGCAGCGCGGTGGTCTACCAGATCTACCCGCGCTCCTTCGCCGACGCCGACTCCGACGGCACCGGTGACGTCGCGGGCATGATCGAGAAGCTGCCCTACCTGCACCAGCTCGGCGTGGACGCGGTCTGGGTCTCCCCCTGGTACCCCTCCCCGCTGGCCGACGGCGGCTACGACGTGGCCGACTACACCGACATCTCCCCGGACTTCGGCACCCTGGACCAGGCCGACGAGTTCGTCGCCCGGGCCCACGCGCTGGGGATCCGGGTGCTGATCGACCTGGTCCCGAACCACTGCTCCGACGCCCACCCGATGTTCCAGGCCGCGCTGGCCGCCGGCCCCGGCAGCCCCGAGCGCGACCTCTTCGTCTTCCGCGACGGGCGCGGTGAGGACGGCTCGGAGCCCCCCACCAACTGGCTCGCGGTCTTCGGCGGCAGCGCCTGGGAGCGCGTCACCGAGCCCGACGGCACCCCCGGCCAGTGGTACCTGCACCTCTTCGCGCCCGAGCAGCCGGACTGGAACTGGGACAACCCGAAGGTCTTCGCCTTCTTCGAGTCCGTCATCCGCTTCTGGTTCGACCGCGGCATCGACGGCTTCCGGATCGACGTGGCCGACTCGATGAAGGTCGACCCCACGTTCCCCGACATGCCCGTCGACCCGGCCACCGGTCTGGCCACCCGGGAGAAGTACGTCGGCTCGCCCATCTTCGACCGCCACGACATCGGTGAGATCCACGCCCACTGGCGCTCCATCGCCGACGAGTACCAGGCCAAGGGGATGGGCACCAAGACGTTCGTCTCCGAGGCCTACCTGACCCCGGCCAGCCGGCTGGTCCAGTACGTCCGCCCCGGCCACCTGCAGACCACCTTCAACTTCGACGCCCTGCTCTGCGAGTGGGGCGCGGCGTCGCAGCGCAACGTGATCGACCTGACCATCGCCGCCCACGCCGAGGTCGGTGCACCGCCCACCTGGGTGCTGGCCAACCACGACGTGCCCCGCGTGGTCACCCGCTACGGCCGCCCGCGCAGCGGCATGCGATTCACCCCCGAGGGCGTCCACCCCGACGACCTGATGCTGTCCTGGAACGACCTCGTCGGGACGCCGATCGACCTCGAGCTGGGTCGCCGCCGGGCCCGCGCGGCGGCGCTGCTGGAGCTGGCGCTGCCCGGCGGTGCCTACGTCTACCAGGGCGACGAGCTCGCTCTGGAGGAGGTCGAGGACCTGCCCGAGGAGGCGCTGCAGGACCCGGTCTGGTTGCGCTCGGAGCACACCGTCCGCGGCCGTGACGGATGCCGCGTGCCGATCCCCTGGTCCGGGGACCGCCCGCCCTACGGCTTCGGCACCGCCACCCCGTGGCTCCCCCAGCCCAGCCACTGGGGCCCGCTGACCGCCCAGGCCCAGGACGGCGTCCCCGGCAGCCACCTCGAGCTGTACCGGGCGGCCCTCGGCGTCCGCGGCCAGCACCCGGCCCTCGGCGACGGCACCCTGCGCTGGGTGGACAGCGGCCCCGAGGTGCTCCACTTCTCCCGCGGCCAGGGGTTCGAGTGCCTGGTCAACTTCGGCGAGGCCCCGGTCGAGCTGCCGGCCGGCGCCCAGGTGCTGGTGGCCTCCGGCGACGTCACCAGCGGCGTCCTGGACACCGACACCGCGGTCTGGCTGCAGGTCTGA
- a CDS encoding Gfo/Idh/MocA family protein, giving the protein MKIGIVGAGQFAGSFASLWQLHPDVTSVQITDLIPERAEAMASRYGLAGTLPDADAVVDSDVDAVAVFTQRWLHAPLVLQALAAGKHVYSAVPMAYTADEVAAVVAEVERTGLVYMLGETSYYNPAVVHARRQLADGAFGRLFYAEGDYVHDMDNGFYAAYQFSGGEDWKPTASYPPMQYPTHAVGGVLGAWPTHATGVSCIGIPDDRGDGVFDREVSLFGNDWSNMSAHFQLADGGVMRINEFRRVGHPSHVHESRFRFYGTDGVLEQHSAAATWSDRQELVDISPLFRTGTEHVPAAEREGIDPALLHSFMSGTAPVQDRAGLPAEFEGAKNGHEGSHHFLADDFVRAVTRRTQPPVNAWLAARFNLPGIAAMESARRGGERVDVPDHGDGPEIDWSAFRL; this is encoded by the coding sequence ATGAAGATCGGGATCGTCGGAGCAGGACAGTTCGCCGGGAGCTTCGCCTCGCTGTGGCAGCTGCACCCTGACGTCACATCCGTGCAGATCACCGACCTGATCCCGGAGCGGGCCGAGGCGATGGCCTCCCGCTACGGCCTGGCGGGCACGCTGCCCGACGCCGACGCGGTGGTCGACTCCGACGTGGACGCGGTCGCGGTGTTCACCCAGCGCTGGCTGCACGCGCCGCTGGTGCTGCAGGCGCTGGCCGCCGGCAAGCACGTCTACTCCGCGGTGCCGATGGCCTACACCGCCGACGAGGTGGCCGCGGTCGTCGCGGAGGTGGAGCGGACCGGGCTGGTGTACATGCTCGGTGAGACCTCCTACTACAACCCGGCCGTGGTGCACGCCCGCCGCCAGCTGGCCGACGGCGCCTTCGGCCGGCTGTTCTACGCCGAGGGCGACTACGTGCACGACATGGACAACGGCTTCTACGCCGCCTACCAGTTCAGCGGCGGCGAGGACTGGAAGCCCACCGCCAGCTACCCGCCGATGCAGTACCCGACCCACGCCGTCGGCGGGGTGCTGGGCGCCTGGCCGACCCACGCCACCGGCGTCAGCTGCATCGGGATCCCCGACGACCGCGGCGACGGGGTCTTCGACCGCGAGGTGTCGCTGTTCGGCAACGACTGGTCGAACATGTCCGCGCACTTCCAGCTGGCCGACGGCGGCGTGATGCGCATCAACGAGTTCCGCCGGGTCGGGCACCCCTCGCACGTGCACGAGTCCCGGTTCCGCTTCTACGGCACCGACGGCGTCCTCGAGCAGCACTCCGCGGCCGCGACCTGGAGCGACCGCCAGGAGCTGGTCGACATCAGCCCGCTGTTCCGCACCGGCACCGAGCACGTGCCGGCTGCGGAGCGGGAGGGCATCGACCCGGCCCTGCTGCACAGCTTCATGTCCGGCACCGCCCCCGTGCAGGACCGCGCCGGTCTCCCGGCCGAGTTCGAGGGCGCCAAGAACGGCCACGAGGGCTCCCACCACTTCCTGGCCGACGACTTCGTCCGCGCGGTCACCCGGCGCACCCAGCCGCCGGTGAACGCCTGGCTGGCCGCCCGGTTCAACCTGCCCGGCATCGCGGCGATGGAGTCCGCCCGCCGGGGTGGTGAGCGGGTGGACGTCCCCGACCACGGCGACGGCCCCGAGATCGACTGGTCGGCCTTCCGCCTGTAG
- a CDS encoding tetratricopeptide repeat protein: MSPTDGEPLVDDWQQRVDALWQEADLDDAEASTAAMRSLVAELDEDDARGPFELGGMYDSVGREQEAAEQYERALSLGLDQERTARLTIQHASTLRNLGQVEEAVALLEAMTPHPSVGSAREAFLALALHASGRPDQALRVALEGLVPHLPRYQRSVTAYAAEL; encoded by the coding sequence GTGAGCCCGACGGACGGGGAGCCCCTGGTGGACGACTGGCAGCAGCGGGTCGACGCGCTGTGGCAGGAGGCCGACCTCGACGACGCCGAGGCCAGCACCGCGGCGATGCGGTCCCTGGTCGCCGAGCTGGACGAGGACGACGCCCGAGGGCCGTTCGAGCTCGGCGGCATGTACGACTCGGTGGGCCGGGAGCAGGAGGCGGCCGAGCAGTACGAGCGGGCGCTGTCCCTGGGGCTGGACCAGGAGCGGACAGCCCGGCTGACCATCCAGCACGCCTCGACGCTGCGCAACCTGGGCCAGGTCGAGGAGGCGGTGGCGCTGCTGGAGGCGATGACGCCGCACCCGTCGGTGGGCTCGGCCCGTGAGGCGTTCCTGGCCCTGGCGCTGCACGCCTCCGGACGTCCGGACCAGGCGCTGCGGGTCGCCCTGGAGGGGCTCGTCCCGCACCTGCCCCGCTACCAGCGCTCCGTCACGGCCTACGCCGCCGAGCTCTAG
- a CDS encoding MarR family winged helix-turn-helix transcriptional regulator, which yields MPDRVQARWLTADQQRVWRAYLLGTARINEYLDADLRRHGLDLAEYEILVCLEENEGRRLRMSELAEAVHQSRSRLTHTVTRMERRGLVARVSCPSDRRGVWAELTPAGFDLLRSAAPSHVESVREVFVEAVAPEDFQALGRAFERVLDSDRESAH from the coding sequence ATGCCCGATCGCGTCCAGGCCCGGTGGCTCACCGCCGACCAGCAACGGGTCTGGCGCGCCTACCTGCTCGGCACGGCCCGCATCAACGAGTACCTCGACGCCGACCTGCGCCGGCACGGGCTCGACCTGGCCGAGTACGAGATCCTGGTCTGCCTGGAGGAGAACGAGGGACGGCGGCTGCGCATGTCGGAGCTGGCCGAGGCCGTGCACCAGTCCCGGTCCCGGCTGACCCACACCGTCACCCGGATGGAGCGGCGGGGGCTGGTGGCCCGGGTGTCCTGCCCCAGCGACCGGCGCGGGGTCTGGGCCGAGCTGACGCCCGCCGGCTTCGACCTGCTGCGCAGCGCGGCCCCCAGCCACGTCGAGTCGGTCCGCGAGGTCTTCGTCGAGGCGGTGGCCCCGGAGGACTTCCAGGCCCTGGGTCGCGCTTTTGAACGAGTTCTCGATTCCGACCGGGAGTCGGCACACTGA